The following are encoded together in the Thermodesulfobium sp. 4217-1 genome:
- a CDS encoding TonB-dependent receptor, which produces MFIVFVFLFFAFFYSGLAEIGFCDDSSQFQEIVVYGSKEKEKNADVVNVFKVNPAMSFSITDYLKDMAGVEISEKSLLGDTGDVVKIRGFGSNRLKVFENGRDINATGVYGGFYVDWSTIPPINVDSIKVVKSGVDAKLGVLGGAVEIKNRVPTGTPITEFFGSYGTRDTQNYRFYYENKIKDIPFNISIDHLSSDPFLRNNDFLSNSFNFSTVIPNVFDGQINASVYYTKVKRGLIVSNRKSNDPQNPLWNVPIDPSYSTSLGEFMPPGGGPTRTPVMGAYWQKEKTLLDLSYEREIFGWKAKVAGFTNREDRYEVNPGLLIRDLKPDKTDGFYMDFSRDISKHHVRFGYYFKNQGSGDTFIIYEKTNPATYNQDSPSSQKIIYNSAYLDDRFKISKKSSLYMGVRYDSFHAEGAPILQDGRGTYVQGISLTGDAITPRISLDYELTKNDTATLSVFKSARMPTNPEYYWWLTGYSGSKLANGAPAPGYRPVNYLLRPEKENAVELGIKGKRFGFDYSINGYYYSIHDYIMFRIDPNPTNRVAYNVDEVNMYGAETTLKKRIKGIDTVFTYTYQRSTKVNDALDTQHLLNGLGYFPRSMANLTFQKKFDNGLILDFDNHYVSKQNLLYAPNSSKLELVSIKPYYTADLGISYLIPKHDLRMDLMFYDIFNKKYQEVFGYPMPGRSVFGSLTLTF; this is translated from the coding sequence TTGTTTATTGTATTTGTTTTTTTGTTTTTTGCTTTTTTTTATTCAGGTTTGGCAGAAATTGGATTTTGTGATGATTCTTCCCAGTTTCAAGAGATTGTAGTCTACGGGAGCAAGGAGAAAGAGAAGAATGCAGATGTGGTAAACGTATTCAAGGTAAACCCTGCTATGAGCTTTTCCATTACTGATTATCTTAAGGATATGGCAGGAGTAGAGATCTCAGAAAAATCTCTTCTGGGAGACACGGGCGATGTGGTTAAGATCAGAGGTTTTGGAAGTAACAGATTGAAAGTATTTGAGAATGGAAGAGATATCAATGCCACAGGCGTCTATGGCGGCTTTTATGTGGACTGGAGCACTATACCGCCAATAAACGTTGACTCTATTAAGGTTGTAAAAAGCGGTGTGGACGCTAAGCTCGGAGTTTTAGGCGGTGCAGTAGAGATTAAGAATAGAGTTCCGACTGGCACGCCGATAACAGAATTTTTTGGTTCATACGGCACAAGGGATACTCAAAATTATAGGTTTTATTACGAAAACAAGATAAAGGATATACCCTTCAATATTTCTATCGATCATCTCTCCTCTGACCCATTTTTAAGAAACAACGATTTTCTCTCAAACTCATTTAACTTTTCCACGGTTATCCCAAACGTTTTTGATGGTCAAATTAATGCCTCAGTTTATTATACAAAGGTAAAAAGAGGCCTTATAGTAAGTAATAGAAAATCAAATGATCCTCAAAACCCATTGTGGAATGTCCCCATAGATCCATCATATTCTACATCACTTGGAGAATTTATGCCTCCCGGTGGGGGACCTACAAGGACGCCCGTAATGGGCGCTTACTGGCAAAAGGAAAAGACTCTTCTGGATCTGTCGTATGAACGAGAAATATTTGGCTGGAAAGCTAAGGTCGCAGGTTTTACAAATAGAGAAGATAGATACGAGGTAAATCCTGGGCTTCTTATAAGGGATCTAAAGCCTGATAAGACCGATGGATTCTATATGGATTTTAGTAGGGATATTTCAAAGCACCACGTGAGATTTGGCTATTACTTTAAAAATCAGGGCTCAGGGGACACATTTATAATTTACGAAAAAACAAACCCTGCCACATACAATCAAGATAGCCCATCGAGTCAGAAGATAATTTACAATTCAGCATATCTTGATGATAGATTTAAGATATCAAAGAAATCATCTCTTTATATGGGCGTAAGGTATGATAGCTTTCACGCAGAGGGAGCGCCTATATTACAGGACGGGAGAGGAACTTATGTACAGGGCATATCGCTAACTGGCGATGCGATCACTCCAAGAATAAGCTTAGACTACGAGCTAACTAAAAACGACACCGCAACGCTTTCAGTCTTCAAATCTGCAAGGATGCCCACTAATCCTGAATACTACTGGTGGCTTACAGGTTATAGCGGATCAAAGCTCGCAAATGGCGCTCCTGCACCCGGATATAGGCCAGTAAACTATCTCTTAAGGCCTGAAAAGGAAAACGCAGTAGAACTTGGCATTAAAGGAAAGAGATTCGGATTTGACTACTCTATTAATGGCTATTATTATTCTATTCACGACTATATTATGTTTAGAATTGATCCAAATCCTACAAACAGAGTGGCTTACAACGTAGATGAAGTAAATATGTATGGAGCTGAAACAACGCTTAAAAAGAGAATAAAGGGCATTGATACAGTGTTCACTTATACCTATCAAAGAAGCACAAAGGTTAACGATGCGCTTGACACCCAGCATCTGTTAAACGGTTTGGGCTATTTTCCAAGAAGTATGGCAAATTTAACCTTTCAGAAAAAATTTGATAATGGCTTAATTTTAGATTTTGACAATCACTACGTATCAAAGCAAAATTTGCTGTATGCACCAAATAGCAGTAAGCTTGAGCTTGTTTCGATAAAGCCATATTATACTGCAGACCTTGGGATATCTTATCTAATACCAAAGCACGACCTAAGAATGGATCTAATGTTCTATGATATTTTTAATAAAAAGTATCAAGAGGTATTTGGGTATCCTATGCCAGGAAGAAGCGTATTTGGATCTCTAACTCTAACTTTTTAA
- a CDS encoding bile acid:sodium symporter family protein: MEFFERVSNWITKLFPLWVVIFAVVAFLFPEPFKPYGSWIPWLLGVIMLGMGLTLTLDDFKLVLTRPLDILLGVLIRYFVMPGVALSVALLLRLPPELAAGLILVGCCPSGTASNVMTFLSKGDTALSVTVSSVNTFLAPLLTPAIFLFLAGRFIPIDPNGLFIDILKIVLLPIAIGVILRTAVPTFIKKIVTIIPVISVISIIAIIAIVVGLSAAKLATVALIAFAAVVLHNLLGLTLGYWAARGAKMPHYKAKAITFEVGMENSALAVALAIAHLNPIAALPGAIFSVWHNLSGSTLAGFWGARDKNIDQ; this comes from the coding sequence ATGGAATTTTTCGAAAGGGTTTCCAATTGGATCACAAAGCTTTTTCCATTGTGGGTTGTAATTTTTGCTGTTGTTGCGTTTTTATTTCCTGAACCTTTTAAGCCTTATGGTTCCTGGATTCCATGGCTTTTAGGCGTAATAATGCTCGGTATGGGACTAACTCTGACTCTGGATGACTTTAAATTAGTTCTTACCAGACCTCTTGATATATTATTAGGCGTTTTAATTAGATACTTTGTGATGCCTGGCGTTGCGCTTTCTGTTGCGCTGCTTCTTAGACTTCCTCCCGAACTCGCTGCTGGCCTGATTCTTGTAGGATGCTGCCCAAGCGGCACAGCGTCAAATGTTATGACATTCCTATCTAAAGGCGACACAGCACTTTCTGTTACAGTATCAAGCGTAAACACATTTTTAGCTCCACTTCTTACTCCAGCTATCTTCTTATTTCTTGCAGGCAGATTCATCCCAATAGATCCAAACGGGCTTTTTATTGATATTTTAAAGATAGTACTTTTGCCTATTGCAATTGGAGTAATACTTAGAACGGCTGTGCCAACTTTTATTAAAAAAATAGTCACAATAATTCCTGTCATTTCAGTGATCAGCATAATAGCCATAATAGCAATAGTCGTGGGGCTAAGCGCTGCAAAGTTAGCAACAGTAGCTCTAATAGCTTTTGCTGCAGTAGTTCTGCATAATTTGCTCGGCCTTACCCTTGGATATTGGGCAGCAAGAGGAGCCAAGATGCCCCACTACAAAGCAAAAGCCATTACTTTTGAGGTAGGCATGGAAAATTCAGCCCTTGCTGTCGCTCTTGCAATAGCTCACCTAAATCCAATAGCAGCGCTACCAGGTGCAATATTTAGCGTGTGGCACAACCTCTCAGGTTCTACTCTTGCAGGGTTCTGGGGCGCCAGAGACAAAAATATAGATCAATAA
- the tsaA gene encoding tRNA (N6-threonylcarbamoyladenosine(37)-N6)-methyltransferase TrmO — protein sequence MENKIECNFMPIGYVKNDSASVPRHWSVSDVEGELVISPEYQDGIRDIKPKDKICVIFCFHKSPPFPHEKLIQKPFHMNTEKGVFSICSPYRPNPIGFSVLEVLEKSENIIKVRRLDMLDGTPILDIKPYVEYKEL from the coding sequence ATGGAAAATAAAATTGAATGTAACTTTATGCCAATTGGTTATGTAAAAAATGACTCTGCCAGCGTTCCCAGGCATTGGAGCGTCTCTGATGTTGAAGGGGAGCTGGTTATCTCTCCTGAGTACCAAGATGGAATAAGAGATATAAAGCCAAAAGATAAGATATGTGTAATTTTTTGTTTTCACAAATCGCCACCATTCCCTCACGAAAAGCTTATTCAAAAGCCTTTTCATATGAATACAGAAAAAGGAGTGTTCAGTATATGTTCGCCATATAGGCCAAACCCAATAGGATTTTCTGTCCTTGAAGTATTGGAGAAATCAGAAAATATAATAAAGGTTAGAAGACTCGATATGTTGGATGGGACGCCCATTCTGGACATAAAACCTTACGTAGAGTATAAAGAGCTTTAA
- a CDS encoding energy transducer TonB, which translates to MNRRFSLSFIFSIIFHSLLFGTVFLLGATNIIKNEPIFIMSLNSLQESQKDTAKKVNKSDKAKTSEKNITEESLEKIPAIVQTVNATNLSYIQTRPVNTSNPVSSNGSLSNNNLGSANQRISSDSIYSKSFGSSDGPKFIKRIIPEYPLREKRLGIEGKVVLELLIDEGGHLISVKVLESTNDDFAQAALRAVRESTFRAATENGAFVRSRAILPIRFLLED; encoded by the coding sequence TTGAATAGAAGGTTCTCTCTTAGCTTTATATTTTCCATAATATTTCACTCACTACTCTTTGGCACTGTTTTTCTATTGGGAGCTACTAATATTATAAAGAATGAGCCAATATTTATTATGAGTCTAAATTCTCTTCAAGAAAGTCAAAAGGATACGGCTAAAAAAGTCAATAAAAGCGATAAAGCCAAAACATCGGAAAAAAATATCACAGAAGAAAGTCTCGAAAAAATTCCAGCGATAGTGCAAACGGTAAACGCAACAAACTTATCCTATATTCAAACCAGGCCTGTGAATACTTCAAATCCAGTTAGCTCAAATGGTTCTTTGAGCAACAATAACTTGGGAAGCGCCAATCAAAGAATTTCCAGTGATAGCATATATTCCAAATCTTTCGGATCATCAGATGGCCCAAAGTTCATAAAAAGGATAATTCCTGAATATCCCCTTCGAGAAAAAAGACTGGGGATTGAAGGAAAAGTAGTATTAGAGCTATTAATCGACGAAGGTGGCCACCTTATAAGCGTTAAGGTGTTAGAGAGCACAAATGATGATTTTGCACAGGCTGCCCTAAGAGCAGTAAGGGAGTCCACCTTTAGAGCAGCCACAGAAAATGGAGCTTTTGTAAGGTCCAGGGCAATACTGCCCATTAGATTTTTGTTAGAAGATTAA
- a CDS encoding biopolymer transporter ExbD produces MHNPNHDDEIAEINIVPLVDVVLVILIIFLVTATLIAQGAIPIDLPHAKTAVVKENLKDIALSIKSDGTMFINEGKTDPKLITETLRTLKANNPNIIIKICADKNTRFDFVVKAIDACRAAGIERYNIETLKDERI; encoded by the coding sequence ATGCACAATCCAAACCATGACGACGAAATAGCAGAAATAAACATTGTCCCATTAGTAGACGTCGTTTTGGTCATACTTATAATATTCTTAGTTACCGCTACCCTGATAGCCCAGGGTGCCATCCCGATTGATTTGCCGCATGCCAAAACTGCCGTTGTAAAAGAAAACCTAAAAGATATTGCGCTTTCCATAAAAAGCGATGGCACGATGTTTATCAATGAAGGCAAAACTGACCCAAAACTTATCACTGAAACCCTAAGAACTCTCAAAGCAAACAACCCAAATATAATTATAAAAATATGTGCAGACAAGAATACCCGATTTGATTTCGTTGTAAAAGCTATTGATGCCTGTAGGGCCGCTGGGATAGAAAGATACAACATAGAAACTCTCAAGGATGAAAGGATTTGA
- a CDS encoding MotA/TolQ/ExbB proton channel family protein translates to MKACAKIAHVFMAYFFRRDKLAKLILNLAIVGGDPVLVLLIVLSVISVAFIVEKVFFMRKIEKELFSYAPSDLRSTLNKRLGFFATVGSNAPFIGLFGTVLGIMKAFHDLAISQDFGVRVVMNGIAEALSSTALGLFVAVPCVIAYNYFVRKARDLNYIYEEHTDAQSKP, encoded by the coding sequence ATGAAGGCTTGTGCAAAAATTGCACATGTTTTTATGGCTTATTTTTTTAGGAGGGATAAATTGGCAAAGTTAATATTAAATCTTGCAATAGTAGGTGGGGATCCTGTTTTGGTGCTCTTAATAGTGCTTAGCGTAATATCGGTTGCATTTATTGTCGAGAAAGTATTTTTTATGCGAAAAATTGAGAAAGAGCTCTTTAGTTATGCTCCATCTGATCTCAGATCGACTCTTAACAAAAGACTTGGTTTTTTTGCAACTGTGGGCAGCAATGCGCCATTTATCGGTCTATTTGGCACAGTGCTTGGAATTATGAAGGCTTTTCACGATCTTGCCATTTCACAAGATTTCGGAGTAAGAGTGGTGATGAATGGCATTGCAGAAGCGCTTAGCTCTACCGCACTTGGACTATTCGTTGCTGTGCCCTGTGTAATTGCATACAACTATTTTGTCAGAAAGGCAAGAGATTTAAACTATATTTATGAGGAACATACTGATGCACAATCCAAACCATGA
- a CDS encoding nitrogenase reductase has translation MPKILVCGRGGCGKSTLTTIAANTLSKKGEVFVLDADESNLCLANMLGLDSEKTLMGYLGGKAEVKKTLLSFLKSEGKEKTPMFTTDLTFEDLKNFSSWKDNIGFIRTGKIEHGMEGCACPMGAVTREFLKKLEAKDDQYVLVDTEAGIEHFGRGVHEAIDLVWFVIEPSFESVSLCEKTIGLISEGRHAKPYKVILNKVSEESKLELEKLLTEKKIKVDGFLPLKSEISKANLKGEKLTIEDSNLINSIL, from the coding sequence ATGCCAAAAATTTTAGTTTGCGGAAGAGGCGGATGTGGTAAGAGCACTCTTACGACAATAGCTGCGAATACCCTTTCAAAAAAGGGCGAGGTTTTTGTCCTGGATGCCGATGAATCAAATCTTTGTCTTGCTAATATGCTTGGTTTAGATTCTGAAAAGACCTTGATGGGATATCTGGGCGGTAAGGCTGAGGTAAAAAAGACTCTTTTATCTTTTCTAAAATCAGAGGGTAAAGAAAAGACCCCTATGTTTACAACTGATCTCACCTTTGAAGACCTGAAAAATTTTTCTTCATGGAAAGACAATATAGGTTTTATCCGAACTGGCAAGATTGAACATGGCATGGAGGGCTGTGCATGTCCAATGGGCGCAGTAACGAGAGAATTTTTGAAGAAATTAGAAGCTAAAGACGATCAATATGTCTTGGTGGATACTGAAGCTGGAATAGAGCACTTTGGCAGAGGTGTGCACGAGGCTATAGACTTAGTCTGGTTTGTGATAGAGCCATCATTTGAGTCGGTTTCTCTTTGTGAGAAAACTATAGGATTAATTTCAGAGGGAAGGCATGCCAAGCCATATAAAGTAATATTGAACAAGGTTAGTGAGGAGAGCAAATTAGAACTTGAGAAGCTACTTACTGAAAAGAAAATAAAAGTTGATGGATTCTTGCCCCTTAAGAGCGAGATTTCAAAGGCGAATCTCAAAGGCGAAAAGCTTACTATTGAAGACTCAAATCTTATAAATTCAATCTTGTAA
- a CDS encoding iron ABC transporter substrate-binding protein — MKERPVKRIVAIGPGTLRLISYMGLAGSVVGVEDSEREWDAVSRPYILAYPQLKDLPGIGQGGPRPSPNLESIISLKPDVIFAAYLTKDQADAIQSKTNIPVILLSYGQFASFDMNDIFNSLRVIGEVSGSSDRADQLISYIKGIEEDLRSRTKNISSDEKPSVYVGALGMAGVHGIESTQAGYLPFTLINAKNVADEIKSAGSLMLDKEYLIKLNPDIIFLDEGGLSLVKEDYKKNRAFYDELKAFKNNKVYGQLPFNYYTTNIEIALIDTYFAGKVIYPERFSDININVKADEIFKEFLGKPMFNDIVKNYPGFIRVVF; from the coding sequence TTGAAAGAGAGGCCAGTAAAAAGAATTGTAGCAATAGGACCTGGTACTCTCAGGCTTATCTCTTATATGGGGCTTGCAGGCTCGGTAGTAGGGGTAGAGGATTCTGAAAGGGAATGGGATGCTGTCTCAAGGCCATATATTCTTGCATATCCACAGTTAAAGGATTTGCCAGGGATAGGTCAGGGCGGTCCTCGCCCAAGTCCCAATCTTGAAAGCATCATATCACTAAAGCCAGATGTCATATTCGCTGCATATCTAACGAAGGATCAGGCTGATGCAATTCAGTCAAAGACAAACATACCTGTAATATTGCTTAGCTATGGTCAATTTGCCAGCTTTGATATGAACGACATATTTAATTCTTTAAGAGTTATAGGTGAGGTTTCAGGAAGCTCTGATAGGGCAGATCAGCTAATCTCATATATAAAAGGCATAGAAGAAGACCTAAGAAGTAGAACGAAGAATATTTCATCTGATGAAAAACCGAGCGTTTATGTGGGAGCACTTGGTATGGCTGGCGTTCACGGGATTGAGAGCACTCAGGCAGGGTATCTCCCTTTTACTCTGATTAACGCGAAAAATGTTGCAGATGAAATAAAGAGTGCGGGCAGTCTGATGCTGGACAAGGAATATCTGATAAAGTTAAATCCTGACATTATATTTCTTGATGAAGGGGGATTATCCCTGGTAAAAGAAGACTATAAAAAGAACAGGGCTTTTTACGATGAATTAAAGGCATTCAAGAACAACAAAGTTTATGGGCAGCTGCCTTTCAACTACTATACTACAAATATAGAGATAGCTCTGATAGACACTTACTTTGCTGGAAAGGTTATCTATCCTGAGAGATTTTCTGACATAAATATCAATGTAAAAGCAGATGAGATATTTAAAGAATTTTTGGGCAAACCGATGTTTAATGATATTGTGAAAAATTATCCAGGGTTTATAAGAGTAGTTTTTTAG
- a CDS encoding iron ABC transporter permease, whose amino-acid sequence MDKKDILKSYRSYYKKKIFVLILLFLMSLLFIIFSTKIGTFNLSFSDIINSFFNPNSREGTVLFNVRFPRIASSFVAGFGLAIAGCVMQNVLRNPLASPFTLGVSQGAAFGACVGIVLLGQGSLGTNIIISNPYFVTACAFVGSLISTFTIIFLARFKGFSPESIVLSGVALGALFSAMIIMLQYFSNEVAVTSMVFWTFGDVGRAYWNEILMMAIVVAFSLVYFLLNSLNYNAMQIGDESAKGLGINVDRIRFVSMIVSSLITAVIVSFLGIIGFVGLVAPQAMKRMIDFDHRFILPASALSGVILLIIADIVSRTILSPVLLPIGAITSFLGAPFFIYILYLKGKIK is encoded by the coding sequence ATGGATAAAAAAGACATCTTAAAGAGTTATAGAAGCTATTATAAGAAAAAGATCTTTGTTTTAATATTGCTTTTTCTTATGTCTTTGCTTTTTATAATATTTTCTACAAAAATTGGCACATTTAACCTAAGTTTTTCAGATATTATTAATTCATTTTTCAACCCAAATTCGAGAGAGGGCACAGTCTTGTTTAATGTGCGCTTTCCAAGAATAGCTTCATCTTTTGTGGCGGGATTTGGCCTTGCAATAGCAGGCTGTGTGATGCAAAACGTTTTGAGAAATCCGCTTGCATCGCCTTTTACACTGGGCGTTTCTCAGGGGGCAGCGTTTGGCGCTTGTGTAGGGATAGTACTATTGGGGCAGGGCTCTCTTGGGACGAATATTATTATTAGTAACCCCTATTTCGTTACTGCTTGTGCATTTGTAGGGTCTCTCATATCTACCTTTACAATAATATTCCTTGCAAGGTTTAAAGGTTTTAGCCCTGAGTCTATAGTTCTTTCGGGAGTTGCTCTTGGGGCACTCTTTTCTGCCATGATCATAATGCTTCAGTATTTTTCAAATGAAGTTGCAGTGACCAGCATGGTGTTTTGGACATTTGGAGATGTGGGTCGCGCCTATTGGAACGAGATTTTGATGATGGCTATTGTGGTAGCTTTTTCTTTAGTATATTTTTTACTTAACAGTCTAAACTATAATGCTATGCAAATAGGCGATGAGAGCGCTAAGGGTTTGGGCATTAATGTTGATAGAATAAGATTTGTTTCAATGATAGTGTCTTCTCTTATAACTGCAGTGATAGTTTCTTTCCTGGGAATAATAGGTTTTGTCGGATTGGTAGCACCTCAGGCAATGAAGAGAATGATAGACTTTGATCACAGATTTATTTTGCCAGCCAGTGCCTTGTCGGGGGTAATTTTGCTAATAATAGCTGATATTGTCAGCAGAACAATTTTGTCGCCTGTACTCTTGCCCATTGGGGCAATAACATCGTTTTTGGGAGCGCCCTTTTTTATTTATATCTTATATTTAAAAGGAAAGATCAAGTAA
- a CDS encoding ABC transporter ATP-binding protein: protein MFIQAKDVRFSYNSVDVLKDVSFHIEKGDLIAILGNNGVGKSTLIKCINRILKPKFGTILIEGQDVEKLGSEIAKKVSYVSQRNQATRLTVFDAVLLGRSPYVTWGISNRDLEITKGVIEMLSLREISMRFVDELSGGELQKVIVARALVQEPSLILLDEPTNNLDIKSQIEVMNIIKQIVQEKKISSLMAIHDINLALRFIDKFILMKDGKIFSSGGLEIITEENFSETFGVQVKVKNIDGRPFLIF from the coding sequence ATGTTCATTCAGGCTAAGGACGTAAGGTTTTCGTATAATAGCGTTGACGTATTAAAAGACGTAAGTTTTCACATAGAAAAGGGCGATCTTATAGCAATTCTTGGCAATAACGGAGTGGGTAAGTCTACTTTGATAAAGTGTATAAATAGAATTCTTAAACCAAAATTTGGAACAATATTGATCGAGGGACAAGATGTAGAAAAATTAGGTTCTGAAATTGCAAAAAAGGTTTCTTACGTTTCTCAGCGAAATCAAGCTACCAGGCTTACGGTTTTTGATGCAGTGCTATTGGGGAGAAGTCCATACGTTACATGGGGGATATCAAATAGAGATCTTGAAATTACAAAAGGGGTTATAGAAATGCTTTCTCTCCGAGAAATTTCGATGAGATTTGTGGACGAATTAAGCGGCGGAGAGCTTCAAAAGGTGATAGTTGCAAGGGCATTGGTTCAAGAGCCATCGCTTATTCTTTTGGATGAGCCTACAAATAATCTGGACATAAAGAGTCAGATTGAAGTGATGAACATTATCAAGCAAATTGTGCAGGAAAAGAAAATATCAAGTCTCATGGCTATACACGACATAAATCTTGCGCTTAGATTTATAGACAAATTTATTTTGATGAAAGATGGAAAGATATTTTCCTCAGGGGGGTTAGAAATTATAACTGAAGAAAACTTTAGTGAGACCTTTGGGGTTCAGGTAAAGGTTAAAAATATAGATGGCAGGCCATTTTTAATATTTTAA
- a CDS encoding class I SAM-dependent methyltransferase produces MNSVAFFDRLSEEWDDIFSRGDINVLERGLELVNWNSFTRVLEVGCATGIETDFILKRLKPDAQLFAIDVSAKMVGRAIERIQDARFTVNIKNFFDVEGIFDLILMINVLPHLGEMEDVFTKSSKLLDKRGEILILHNSSREHINSVHSRKEEVRDHVLLPVEIVQETAKNQGFSILHTKDDEEGYILHLQQFTQRIF; encoded by the coding sequence ATGAACAGCGTAGCCTTTTTTGATAGATTATCTGAGGAATGGGACGATATATTTTCAAGAGGAGATATAAACGTCCTGGAGAGGGGGCTTGAACTTGTTAATTGGAATTCGTTTACAAGGGTGTTAGAAGTTGGATGCGCTACTGGAATAGAAACTGATTTTATTCTAAAAAGGCTAAAGCCTGACGCTCAGTTGTTTGCAATTGACGTTTCTGCAAAGATGGTTGGAAGGGCTATTGAGAGAATACAGGATGCAAGGTTTACGGTTAATATAAAGAATTTCTTCGATGTAGAGGGCATTTTTGACCTTATTCTTATGATAAATGTTTTGCCGCATTTGGGGGAGATGGAGGACGTGTTTACAAAATCTTCAAAGCTATTGGACAAAAGAGGTGAAATCTTGATACTGCACAACTCTTCAAGAGAGCACATAAATAGCGTTCATTCAAGAAAAGAAGAGGTAAGAGACCATGTTCTTTTGCCAGTAGAGATAGTCCAGGAGACAGCAAAGAACCAAGGTTTTTCAATACTACACACAAAGGACGATGAAGAAGGCTATATTCTGCACTTACAACAGTTTACTCAAAGAATTTTCTAA
- a CDS encoding transposase, producing the protein MLSEEIKPTFEAYTSAYNYVCQIGYQDRDFNSVSLHYKTYEAMRKHLPAQLVCSARAKSAETLNSIKKRLKKKQKTNCPQSKLCSIRYDARSYNVWFDRNELSLLTVNGRKKLQISIPDYFKQYIGWKRTSADLMLRKNKVFLYIVFEKEIDDFEPNNIVVGIDRGINKLAVTSNNQFFSGKHVKAISHRYFEIRRKLQSCGTPSAKRHLCRISEKENRFRTDVNHIVSKQIVQSLEPGTTIVLEDLKLIRQNVRLRKKQRRDVHNWSFYQLEQFIIYKAAAKGIKVDYVDSHYTSQKCSVCGYTSCSNRSSQANFKCQECGFSLNADLNAARNIKQNYLQPNLDAICKQIGLTVNQPIVALQEPQHEHLQVPVGATSPRL; encoded by the coding sequence ATGTTGTCCGAAGAAATCAAACCTACGTTTGAAGCATATACCAGTGCTTACAACTATGTTTGTCAAATCGGATACCAAGACAGAGACTTTAACAGTGTTTCTTTGCATTATAAAACTTATGAGGCTATGAGGAAGCATTTGCCTGCTCAACTTGTTTGTTCTGCCAGAGCAAAATCTGCAGAAACGCTTAACTCTATTAAAAAACGATTGAAGAAAAAGCAGAAAACGAATTGTCCTCAAAGTAAACTTTGTTCTATTAGATACGATGCCCGAAGTTATAATGTGTGGTTTGATAGAAACGAACTCTCTTTGCTCACTGTTAATGGTAGAAAAAAACTTCAAATTTCTATTCCTGATTATTTTAAACAATATATTGGTTGGAAGAGAACCTCTGCTGATTTGATGTTGAGGAAAAACAAAGTGTTTTTGTATATTGTTTTTGAAAAAGAAATTGATGATTTTGAACCAAATAATATAGTTGTTGGGATTGATAGAGGCATTAACAAACTTGCTGTTACTTCTAACAACCAATTCTTTAGTGGTAAGCATGTCAAAGCAATTTCTCATCGTTATTTTGAGATTAGAAGAAAGCTTCAATCTTGTGGCACACCATCGGCGAAAAGACACCTTTGCAGAATATCTGAAAAGGAGAACCGTTTCAGAACCGATGTTAATCATATAGTCAGCAAACAAATCGTCCAATCCCTTGAACCAGGAACTACTATTGTGCTTGAAGATCTGAAATTGATTAGACAGAATGTTCGATTGAGAAAGAAACAACGTAGAGATGTGCATAATTGGAGCTTCTATCAACTTGAACAATTTATTATTTATAAGGCTGCGGCTAAAGGGATCAAAGTTGATTATGTTGATAGCCATTATACTTCTCAAAAATGCTCCGTCTGTGGTTACACTTCTTGTTCTAATCGCTCCTCTCAAGCTAATTTTAAATGTCAAGAATGTGGATTCTCTTTGAATGCTGATTTAAATGCTGCCAGAAACATAAAGCAGAATTATCTGCAACCTAATCTGGATGCTATATGCAAACAGATCGGGCTGACCGTCAACCAGCCTATAGTAGCCTTGCAGGAACCGCAACACGAACATTTACAGGTGCCTGTAGGAGCTACAAGCCCCCGACTTTAG